The DNA region ACCGCGCGGTGAGCGTGGACCAGAGCGGCGTCACGCTCGCGTCGGGTGAGCGGCTCGCGCCGGACTACGTCGTGCTGGCGACCGGCTCGGCGTACCCGTTCCCGGCGAAGATCGATTTCCACGACAGCGCTTCGGCGAAGGCGAAGATCCGCGCCACGCGCGAAGAACTCGCGGGAGCGGAGAAGGTGCTGCTGCTCGGCGCGGGCCCGGTGGGGCTCGAACTGGCAGGCGAGATCAAGGCGGTGTGGCCGGAGAAGGCCGTGACGATCGTCGACCCGGCGAAGGAGATCCTGCCCGGCTTCCCGGAGGACTTCCGCGCGGAGATCCTCCGGCAGCTCGACGGCCTGGGCGTCGAGCTCCTGCTCGGCACTTCACTGACCGAGGCCCCCGTGTCGGAGCCCGGGCAGGCCAAGACGTTCACCTCGGGGCTCACCGGCGGCGGCGAGGTGACCGCCGATCTGTGGTTCCAGTGCTACGGCGGCGCGCCGCACACCGCGTACCTCGACGGCGAACTGGCCGCCGCACGGCAGGCGAACGGGCAGGTCGAGGTGACGCCCGAGCTGCGTCTGCCGGGGCAGCCCCGCGTGTTCGCGCTCGGCGACATCACCGCGTTGCCGGAGGGGAAGCTCGCGAAGGTGGCCGGTGACCACGCGGAGGTCGTCGTCGCCAACATCCGGGCGCTGATCGACGGCGGCGAGCTGCGTGCGCACACCCCTGGCGCGCCGATGATCTCGTTGCCGCTCGGGCCGTCCGGGGGCGCGACCTACACCGAGGAGACCGGGATCCTGGACGC from Amycolatopsis sp. EV170708-02-1 includes:
- a CDS encoding NAD(P)/FAD-dependent oxidoreductase; the protein is MTTTVAVIGGGYGGTTVAKELDSFTDVVLVEPREDFVHHVAALRGLVDPEWTDRLFYPYAGLLERGRVLRDRAVSVDQSGVTLASGERLAPDYVVLATGSAYPFPAKIDFHDSASAKAKIRATREELAGAEKVLLLGAGPVGLELAGEIKAVWPEKAVTIVDPAKEILPGFPEDFRAEILRQLDGLGVELLLGTSLTEAPVSEPGQAKTFTSGLTGGGEVTADLWFQCYGGAPHTAYLDGELAAARQANGQVEVTPELRLPGQPRVFALGDITALPEGKLAKVAGDHAEVVVANIRALIDGGELRAHTPGAPMISLPLGPSGGATYTEETGILDAATTSEIKGSHMMASRYEEMFRGA